GCTTACACTTTGCGAGGTCAGGTAAAACAGTAATGGGCCGTTCAAGCTTTTCGCCATGCCTCGCATGTATTCCCTTCTTGCTTGGCCTCAGCACAAGTTCTGGCCGAACTTCTTGGTTGATTCCATCCCCTTTGCCTTCTGGAAACGTAATTGGTTTCACAATATCGCCGCCATCCTGTATTTTTCTTATTTTCCCCGTCGTTCCTAGaaccttttcttttgccCACCTTGGCTTCTCCCAAGTGTATATCTTCTTTTCTATTTCCGACGCCGCTTCTTCGCCATCCGAACTTCCTAGACTACGAAGACTGCGCTGCTTTGTCCAGCTTGGCTTTTCCCAACTGTACTTTTTCTGTGTCGTAGCCATTGTTACTGGCTGTTGCATGTCAGCCCCTGATTTCACTTTCTTTCCAATTTCCGTTTCATTCAGCTTCTTTTGAGTCCATTCAGGCTTCTGGAACTCATAGGATTTTTTAGTCGTCGTTGCCATGGTGACTGGCTTGACAAGATCTCCTCCGTCGCGAATCCTTGCACCGTGAACGCTAATTTTCAGTTTGCTCTGTCCTCGTAGGTATCGAGGCAGCTTGACTCCAGGGGCGCTATGACCATCTTTGATGCGTCGAATAAGCTCTTCTTTGTTGACTTGTTCATACTCTTCCTCAACCAGATCAGCATTTGctggtttcttctttggaaagGTAATGGGATTAGCCAAATTGCCACCGTTGCGAATACGGTCGCCAAGGCCAGTCGACTTCAGCTTCGTTTCTTGCGTCCAGTCCGGCTTTGCCCAGCTGTAAACACGGTGTTCGCCGTCGAACGTCTCAGCGCGGACGTATGTCTTCGTAAAGGTTTTTTCCCTCTTTGTTGATACCTCTCTTGCCTtgggcttcttcttcggtgcTTTCCGAGGGCTCTCAGGACAAGCGCGAAGGATGGATTTGACTGGGCTTGCGGGAGGGATTCCCTTGACAGGTGAGTCGGGAGCATCAGCACCTATAGAGCGTTTTGGGGTATGGTTGGGAGTGGCGAGAACAGGGCATCTGATACTGGAAAGTGGTGATGCGGTAGCCCCTGGTGCAACGCCAGCTTGAGGTGAAATCGGCGTATCGTTATTCTCGTTTGCTTTTTCATGATCAGATCCTGAAATTGACTGCCCAGCTTCCTCTAGCTGCGCAGCGGCTATTGGTCCTTTCTTTCCTATGAAAATTTCAATTGCGTCAGTATTGTTCATGAGGTCTTCATCTTGAACTCTTGCTTCTAAAGTGTCGGTTTTCAGGTTAATATCTGGTGTTGCTGCAGTCGGAATGCGAATTGAACTATCCAGCGAAGACAGTGGTTCTTCCTTCGTGTGAATACTGAGAGAAACGATCTTACTAGCAACCTTCTCTTCGTATTCTCCGTtattttcttccaactcGATTACTTCGTCTGTATCTTTTATATTGATTTCTTCAATAGTCGGGTGCTGACTCTCTCCTAAACTGTCTTCCGAGTATCCATTGTCGTCTTCTCCAACTTTTTCAATTTCGACATTGTCCGCCATAACACACACATCTCCATCGAAGTCTGGAATCTGCATATTAGCAATAGCTAGCTGAAGCGACTGGATTGGACCGTCATTCGACTCGGCGTCATCTTCATCCTCTGTTTCGTAGCTGTCATCCTCAACGCTAATATCATCCTCGGTTTCGAAAACATAGTACACCTCGCCGTCAACAATTTCCAAATAAAAAtcagctt
This portion of the Phaeodactylum tricornutum CCAP 1055/1 chromosome 19, whole genome shotgun sequence genome encodes:
- a CDS encoding predicted protein, producing MSDDDEESGRADISTFPRFDDKLAPPRPFLVPSFDGEIVEILPSEKANRKIRFDETVHICEIENRFAYGDYPADDEEGSYEIEIVDENDDEADFYLEIVDGEVYYVFETEDDISVEDDSYETEDEDDAESNDGPIQSLQLAIANMQIPDFDGDVCVMADNVEIEKVGEDDNGYSEDSLGESQHPTIEEINIKDTDEVIELEENNGEYEEKVASKIVSLSIHTKEEPLSSLDSSIRIPTAATPDINLKTDTLEARVQDEDLMNNTDAIEIFIGKKGPIAAAQLEEAGQSISGSDHEKANENNDTPISPQAGVAPGATASPLSSIRCPVLATPNHTPKRSIGADAPDSPVKGIPPASPVKSILRACPESPRKAPKKKPKAREVSTKREKTFTKTYVRAETFDGEHRVYSWAKPDWTQETKLKSTGLGDRIRNGGNLANPITFPKKKPANADLVEEEYEQVNKEELIRRIKDGHSAPGVKLPRYLRGQSKLKISVHGARIRDGGDLVKPVTMATTTKKSYEFQKPEWTQKKLNETEIGKKVKSGADMQQPVTMATTQKKYSWEKPSWTKQRSLRSLGSSDGEEAASEIEKKIYTWEKPRWAKEKVLGTTGKIRKIQDGGDIVKPITFPEGKGDGINQEVRPELVLRPSKKGIHARHGEKLERPITVLPDLAKCKHT